The proteins below are encoded in one region of Planctopirus limnophila DSM 3776:
- a CDS encoding DUF1552 domain-containing protein → MSNFLSQSWLIDRRHALRALGTCISLPFLECMVPLKAAEGVTATPRRSAFIYLANGVHSLNYQITTPGKDYQFSPSLKPLEKHREVITPISGLHHPGALSHHHNCISVWLTGGKLGPSDRNTISVDQKIAEITAPHTRYPSMEVALTGESLGWTADGVRLPSMRRCSEIFASLFAEPKGGTATQRRALRRKASVLDANLMEVRQLEQAMGAADKGRLDQYLTSVREAEIRTKRADAWLDTPLPALSEEDRKRTNRDVAATMAGDYFRTVYDLMVLAFQTDVTRVATFSLGGEGDAFSIPEIGITESRHQLSHHGGDAGYMEKLTKYDTFAIEQFSYFLTRLAETKDLNGKSLLGTTMALFGSGMSYGHSHGNANLPLVLAGGSDLGLKHGSHLDFNQGHFSGYRLDKPGEHYSLCSRPANPNAHMSNLLLLMAQRMGVETDKFGDSNQVIAL, encoded by the coding sequence ATGAGCAACTTTCTTTCGCAATCCTGGTTGATTGACCGGCGGCATGCACTTCGTGCGCTCGGGACCTGCATTTCGTTGCCGTTTTTGGAATGCATGGTTCCCTTGAAAGCTGCCGAAGGAGTGACAGCCACACCCAGGCGAAGTGCGTTTATCTATCTCGCCAATGGGGTGCATTCACTGAACTATCAGATTACGACGCCAGGAAAAGACTATCAGTTCTCCCCCTCGCTGAAACCTCTGGAGAAACATCGAGAGGTGATTACCCCGATCAGTGGTCTACATCATCCGGGGGCTCTGAGTCATCATCACAATTGTATTTCTGTCTGGTTGACGGGCGGCAAGCTGGGTCCGTCGGATCGCAATACAATTTCGGTGGATCAGAAAATCGCTGAGATCACCGCACCTCATACGCGCTATCCATCTATGGAAGTGGCATTAACCGGCGAATCTCTCGGATGGACGGCTGACGGAGTCCGCTTGCCTTCCATGCGGCGCTGCAGTGAAATCTTTGCTTCGCTATTTGCCGAACCCAAGGGAGGAACAGCCACTCAACGGAGAGCATTGAGACGCAAAGCGAGTGTCCTGGATGCCAACCTGATGGAAGTACGTCAACTCGAACAGGCGATGGGAGCTGCGGATAAAGGTCGTCTCGACCAGTATTTGACCTCGGTACGCGAAGCCGAGATCCGCACGAAAAGGGCAGATGCCTGGCTGGATACACCTTTACCAGCACTTTCCGAGGAAGATCGTAAACGCACCAATCGCGATGTAGCGGCCACAATGGCCGGTGATTACTTCCGCACGGTCTACGATCTAATGGTGCTGGCATTCCAGACGGATGTTACTCGCGTGGCAACATTCAGCCTGGGAGGTGAAGGGGACGCCTTTTCGATTCCTGAAATTGGTATTACCGAATCGCGGCATCAACTCAGTCATCACGGTGGTGATGCGGGGTATATGGAGAAGCTGACCAAGTACGACACCTTTGCTATTGAACAGTTCAGTTACTTCCTGACAAGGTTGGCAGAGACGAAAGATCTCAACGGCAAATCACTCCTGGGGACGACAATGGCCCTCTTTGGAAGTGGAATGTCGTATGGACATAGCCATGGCAATGCAAATTTACCGCTGGTGCTGGCGGGTGGGTCAGATCTGGGGCTCAAACATGGCAGCCATCTCGATTTTAATCAGGGGCATTTCAGTGGGTATCGACTCGATAAACCGGGCGAGCATTATTCGCTCTGTAGTCGTCCCGCGAATCCAAATGCTCATATGAGCAATCTGTTGCTGTTGATGGCTCAGCGGATGGGGGTCGAAACAGATAAGTTTGGCGACAGCAATCAAGTCATTGCTCTGTAA
- a CDS encoding DUF1592 domain-containing protein, which translates to MKSVVTFNSALLSAVLTVVLSFEIQGSIQAADAIESFIAQHCIRCHGPQKEEGDIRIDQLSRDFKAGLDSHHWAEALDKVNTGEMPPKEEPQPTQAEIAAFVTALDGRLKEGRASRMAARAAVTHYRLSRKEYQNTVYDLLGVRYDPAKPQELNEDTLWHGFERIGSELTLSPSHIDRYYKAAGTVLDRAFPATTVEARKVRKTAVDLRYRGGKEQQAAMDRLGIQRPLRYLLFPGRVENALSPNWFGKTGPEHSGLYRLRLQASGIRPPGGQPAHLSIGKATGEETVDGLIEFDLTASEDSPQVFEFEVFLEMPISLDFCVVATDVIDRRGGAAFRNALASPSYMFTHSSETRLLNPNAPQMFDGQGNGLFSTVLLDWIEWEGPLVTEAEKSRRDNLIPPDGASPQIVAEYLQRFAERAWRRPVKPEELDQYLQSYLEELAAGEKTFEAYRVALQGLLTSRHFIYLVEGSPTPREQLTHAELASRLSYFLWSSMPDEELLTAARNDQLQGEVLSKEVDRLLADSKANRFVDDFTRQWLQLHKLGMFPPDKKLYKNYDDWLEESMRAEPVEYFREMFSKNLPIDELIQSDWTMANARLCDFYGLPEPREGGFQRVTLQPEDHRGGLLTMGAILSLTSDGTRHRPVHRGVWLSEAIFARTPPPPPANVSAIEPSPPESPKATLRQKIEAHRNHASCAACHAKIDPLGLAWDNYDAIGQWRTRERVEKGVGEDPQIDPSGVLPDGRSFADAVEFRQLLLEDRDKVAKAFIEHLCTYALRRVLTVDDQDDLKAIEIEAKKSDYRVKDIIRAVALSGMMRKR; encoded by the coding sequence ATGAAGTCGGTAGTCACTTTTAACTCAGCTCTCCTTTCAGCCGTGCTGACGGTTGTCTTGAGTTTCGAAATTCAGGGATCGATTCAAGCGGCAGATGCCATCGAAAGTTTTATTGCCCAGCACTGCATTCGATGTCATGGCCCACAGAAGGAAGAGGGAGATATCCGGATCGATCAGCTCTCTCGGGATTTCAAAGCAGGGCTGGATTCGCACCACTGGGCTGAAGCTCTGGATAAGGTGAACACCGGCGAAATGCCGCCCAAAGAAGAGCCTCAACCGACTCAGGCAGAGATTGCAGCCTTTGTCACCGCTCTTGATGGACGACTGAAAGAAGGTCGAGCTTCGCGCATGGCTGCCCGGGCAGCTGTCACGCATTATCGATTGAGTCGCAAAGAGTACCAGAACACGGTCTACGATCTTTTGGGCGTGCGCTACGATCCAGCGAAGCCGCAAGAACTCAATGAAGATACATTATGGCACGGTTTCGAGAGGATCGGGTCAGAACTGACTCTTTCACCTTCGCATATCGACCGCTATTACAAGGCGGCAGGAACGGTTCTTGATCGAGCATTTCCTGCGACCACAGTCGAAGCACGAAAAGTTCGCAAAACGGCTGTCGATCTTCGATATCGCGGCGGGAAAGAGCAGCAGGCCGCGATGGATCGACTGGGAATCCAAAGGCCGCTGCGATATCTGCTTTTCCCGGGACGTGTCGAAAATGCACTCTCTCCCAACTGGTTTGGAAAAACAGGCCCAGAGCACAGTGGTTTGTATCGCTTACGTCTACAGGCCAGTGGCATCAGGCCGCCAGGTGGTCAACCTGCCCATCTGAGTATTGGCAAAGCCACCGGGGAAGAAACCGTTGATGGCCTCATTGAATTCGACCTGACTGCTTCGGAAGACAGCCCGCAGGTCTTCGAGTTTGAAGTCTTTCTGGAGATGCCGATCAGCCTGGATTTCTGTGTGGTGGCGACTGATGTGATTGATCGCAGAGGCGGTGCTGCTTTTCGCAACGCATTGGCCAGCCCCTCCTATATGTTTACCCATAGTAGTGAGACCCGGCTGTTAAACCCCAACGCTCCACAGATGTTCGATGGTCAAGGAAATGGCCTGTTTTCGACTGTATTGCTCGACTGGATTGAGTGGGAAGGGCCGCTGGTTACAGAAGCCGAAAAGTCGCGCCGCGACAATCTCATACCACCCGATGGTGCCTCTCCCCAGATTGTAGCTGAATATCTGCAGCGCTTTGCCGAAAGAGCCTGGAGGCGACCAGTAAAGCCCGAAGAACTCGATCAATATCTCCAGTCGTATTTAGAAGAACTGGCTGCAGGGGAGAAAACCTTTGAAGCCTATCGCGTCGCACTGCAAGGCCTATTGACATCACGGCATTTTATTTACCTTGTCGAGGGATCGCCCACGCCTAGAGAGCAGCTCACTCATGCCGAACTCGCCTCGCGACTCTCCTATTTTCTCTGGAGTTCAATGCCCGATGAAGAATTATTGACAGCCGCTCGAAATGATCAGCTTCAGGGAGAGGTTTTAAGCAAAGAAGTTGATCGTCTTCTGGCAGATAGTAAAGCCAACCGTTTTGTTGACGACTTCACTCGCCAATGGCTGCAGTTACATAAGTTAGGAATGTTTCCACCCGATAAGAAACTTTATAAAAACTATGACGACTGGCTGGAAGAAAGTATGCGAGCCGAGCCAGTGGAATACTTCCGTGAGATGTTCTCCAAAAATCTCCCGATTGACGAGTTAATTCAATCAGACTGGACCATGGCGAATGCCAGGCTGTGTGATTTTTACGGATTGCCAGAGCCCAGAGAAGGAGGCTTTCAACGTGTTACACTCCAACCGGAAGATCATCGCGGCGGCCTGCTGACGATGGGGGCAATTCTTAGTTTGACATCGGATGGAACCCGCCATCGTCCCGTGCATCGAGGTGTGTGGTTAAGCGAAGCGATTTTTGCCAGAACACCCCCTCCACCACCAGCCAATGTGAGTGCCATTGAGCCCAGTCCTCCAGAGAGTCCCAAAGCGACATTGCGTCAGAAGATCGAAGCACATCGCAATCATGCCAGTTGTGCGGCCTGTCACGCCAAGATCGATCCACTGGGCCTGGCCTGGGATAACTACGATGCGATTGGCCAATGGCGCACTCGCGAAAGAGTTGAAAAGGGGGTTGGCGAAGATCCGCAGATTGATCCTTCCGGTGTTCTCCCTGATGGTCGATCTTTTGCAGATGCTGTCGAGTTCCGCCAACTGCTGCTGGAAGATCGAGATAAAGTCGCGAAAGCCTTTATTGAGCACCTTTGTACATATGCTCTTCGCAGGGTCTTGACCGTCGATGATCAGGACGATTTGAAGGCGATTGAAATCGAAGCGAAGAAAAGTGATTACCGCGTGAAAGACATCATTCGAGCCGTCGCACTTTCTGGAATGATGAGAAAACGGTAG
- a CDS encoding sulfatase: MFILARESFASVENVVSQENCLWRWIKFLCLGLIAVNSQAVRAEDGKNPTRPNVIFIMADDLGYTDLGCFGSRYYETPHIDQLARQGVRFLNHHHCQNCAPTRAAIMTGQYGPRTGVYTVGSIDRFDWQSRPLRPVENVEKLPLDPATIAQQVQRSGYQTGMFGKWHLGLNGSYHPSQRGFHEAVESSGQHFNFKTTPAQKDTEGKYLADYLTDRAIDFIERHQSEPFFLYLPHFGVHSPFQAKKEWIEKFENKPGVGGHRNPVYAAMIASVDESVGRILDKLDELKLADKTVVIFASDNGGVGGYEREGLHKANDVTDNAPLRSGKGSLYEGGTRVPLIVRWPGVAPAGVECRTPTIHVDLYPTFLEITSAEHPGHPLDGESLVKLIKDPGAKLHREAIFQHFPGYLGSGQNQWRTTPVSLIQSGDWKLMEFLEDGRLELYNLTSDVGEQKNLAATYPDKVNELQSRLKAWREEIKAPMPAKNASPSESNNGVRKGRASQKKSQKGKAKAAASSED; the protein is encoded by the coding sequence ATGTTTATTCTGGCAAGAGAATCATTTGCTTCAGTGGAAAATGTCGTGTCGCAAGAGAACTGTTTATGGCGTTGGATCAAGTTCCTGTGTTTAGGCTTAATCGCTGTTAACTCGCAGGCTGTCCGAGCAGAGGATGGGAAAAATCCCACTCGTCCAAATGTGATTTTCATCATGGCGGATGATCTGGGGTATACCGATCTGGGTTGCTTTGGCAGCCGATATTATGAAACGCCTCACATCGATCAACTGGCCCGGCAAGGCGTCCGTTTCCTGAATCACCATCACTGTCAGAATTGTGCACCCACTCGGGCCGCCATTATGACCGGGCAATATGGGCCCCGAACGGGTGTTTACACCGTGGGAAGCATTGACCGGTTCGACTGGCAAAGCCGACCTCTGCGGCCTGTCGAGAATGTGGAGAAGTTGCCTCTCGACCCGGCAACTATTGCACAGCAGGTGCAGCGCAGCGGCTACCAAACCGGAATGTTCGGGAAGTGGCACCTGGGGCTGAATGGCTCTTACCATCCGTCGCAACGCGGCTTTCATGAAGCGGTCGAATCTTCTGGCCAGCACTTCAATTTCAAAACCACTCCAGCGCAGAAAGATACCGAAGGAAAGTATCTGGCCGACTACCTGACAGATCGCGCCATCGACTTTATCGAGCGGCATCAGTCGGAACCATTTTTTCTATACTTGCCCCATTTTGGTGTGCATTCACCATTTCAGGCGAAGAAGGAATGGATCGAGAAGTTTGAAAACAAGCCGGGCGTGGGTGGCCATAGGAACCCGGTGTATGCCGCGATGATCGCCAGTGTGGATGAAAGTGTCGGGCGAATCCTCGATAAGCTGGACGAACTCAAACTCGCCGACAAGACCGTGGTGATCTTTGCCAGTGATAATGGTGGAGTGGGAGGCTACGAACGGGAAGGTTTGCACAAAGCCAATGATGTGACCGATAACGCACCATTGCGAAGTGGTAAAGGGAGCCTGTACGAAGGTGGAACTCGTGTACCTTTAATTGTGCGCTGGCCTGGCGTGGCACCCGCAGGGGTTGAGTGCCGCACGCCGACAATCCATGTCGATCTTTATCCGACGTTCCTGGAGATCACTTCGGCTGAGCACCCCGGGCATCCCCTCGATGGTGAGAGTCTGGTGAAGTTGATCAAAGACCCCGGGGCAAAGCTCCATCGAGAGGCCATTTTCCAGCACTTTCCCGGTTATCTGGGTTCGGGTCAGAACCAGTGGCGAACCACACCTGTGAGTTTGATTCAAAGTGGTGACTGGAAGCTGATGGAGTTTCTGGAAGATGGGCGACTGGAACTTTACAACCTCACCAGCGATGTGGGGGAACAAAAGAATCTGGCAGCCACATATCCTGACAAGGTGAACGAATTGCAGTCCAGGCTCAAAGCGTGGCGCGAGGAGATTAAAGCCCCTATGCCTGCGAAAAATGCTTCACCTTCCGAGAGCAACAATGGTGTGAGAAAGGGAAGAGCCAGTCAGAAAAAATCACAGAAGGGAAAAGCCAAAGCAGCTGCTTCCTCCGAAGATTGA